A DNA window from Choloepus didactylus isolate mChoDid1 chromosome 9, mChoDid1.pri, whole genome shotgun sequence contains the following coding sequences:
- the NMUR1 gene encoding neuromedin-U receptor 1 yields MAPPCSNCSIFSGDLSPGAARNPLPCNISGTWGFFEPGDLNLTDEELRLKYLGPPQSELFTPICAAYLLIFAVGAVGNGLTCLVVLRHKAMRTPTNCYLFSLAVADLLVLVLGLPLELYEMWRNYPFLLGAGGCRFRTLLFEMVCLASVLHVTALSVERYMAVVHPLEARSLVTRTHVRRVLGAIWGLAVLCSLPNTSLHGIRPLEVPCRGPVPDSAVCTLVRPRALYRLVVQATALLFFCLPVAIISVLYLLIGLRLRRERLLHRQGPQGRGAAAAGATLRGRGRRQVTKMLFALVVVFAICWALFHIDRLMWSSVSQWTEGMHLAFQYVHVVSGIFFYLGTVANPVLYSLLSSRFRETFQEALCFGAGCRRRRRRRSSHSLSRVTTGSILCDLGSPGGRALALVENGGPEGQHEADPA; encoded by the exons ATG GCTCCTCCCTGTTCCAATTGCTCTATCTTCTCTGGAGACCTGTCCCCGGGGGCTGCTAGGAACCCCCTCCCCTGCAACATCAGTGGGACCTGGGGGTTCTTTGAGCCCGGGGACTTGAACCTGACAGACGAGGAGCTGAGACTCAAGTACCTGGGGCCCCCGCAGTCAGAGCTCTTCACCCCCATCTGCGCCGCCTACCTGCTCATCTTCGCGGTGGGCGCCGTGGGCAACGGGCTGACCTGCCTGGTGGTCCTGCGCCATAAGGCCATGCGCACGCCCACCAACTGCTACCTCTTCAGCCTGGCCGTGGCCGACCTGCTGGTGCTGGTCTTGGGCCTGCCCCTGGAGCTCTACGAGATGTGGCGCAACTACCCCTTCCTGCTGGGCGCCGGCGGCTGCCGCTTCCGCACGCTGCTCTTCGAGATGGTCTGCCTGGCCTCGGTGCTCCACGTCACGGCCCTGAGCGTGGAGCGCTACATGGCCGTGGTGCACCCGCTCGAGGCCAGGTCCCTGGTGACGCGCACTCACGTGCGCCGCGTGCTCGGTGCCATTTGGGGCCTGGCGGTTCTCTGCTCCCTGCCCAACACCAGCCTGCATGGCATCCGACCGCTGGAGGTGCCCTGCCGGGGCCCCGTGCCCGACTCGGCCGTCTGCACGCTGGTGCGCCCGCGGGCCCTCTACAGGCTGGTGGTGCAGGCCACCGCGCTGCTCTTCTTCTGCCTGCCGGTGGCCATCATCAGCGTGCTCTACCTGCTCATCGGGCTGCGGCTGCGGCGCGAGCGGCTGCTGCACAGGCAGGGACCCCAGGGCCGGGGTGCCGCGGCGGCCGGGGCAACGCTGCGAGGCCGGGGTCGGAGGCAGGTGACCAAGATGCTGT TTGCGCTGGTCGTGGTGTTTGCGATCTGCTGGGCCCTGTTCCATATCGACCGCCTCATGTGGAGCTCCGTGTCCCAGTGGACCGAGGGCATGCATCTGGCCTTCCAGTACGTGCACGTTGTCTCCGGCATCTTCTTCTACCTCGGAACGGTCGCCAACCCCGTCCTCTACAGCCTCTTGTCCAGCCGCTTCCGAGAGACCTTCCAGGAAGCCCTGTGCTTTGGGGCGGGGTGCCGCCGCCGCAGGCGCCGTCGCAGCTCCCACAGCCTCAGCCGGGTGACCACGGGCAGCATCCTGTGTGACTTGGGCTCCCCGGGCGGCAGGGCCCTTGCCCTGGTGGAGAACGGTGGCCCCGAGGGGCAGCATGAAGCTGACCCTGCCTAA